One segment of Alistipes finegoldii DSM 17242 DNA contains the following:
- a CDS encoding site-specific integrase, with amino-acid sequence MKSTFSVIYYLKRQVVKKDGTVPVMGRITVDGSQTQFSCKLTVDPKLWDTKGGRVTGRSTAALETNRMLDKMRVRINKHYQEIMERDNFVTAEKVKNAFLGLEHRYHTLLQVFRQHNEDYAKQVEAGMKAKGTFNKYKIVYKHLQEFLTIRYHVKDIALKELTPAFISDFEMFLRTDKHCCTNTVWLYVCPLRTMVFIAINNEWLTRDPFREYEIKKEETTRSFLTKDEIRLLMEGKLKNAKQELYRDLYLFCAFTGLSFADMRNLTEENIRTYFDEHEWININRQKTGVVSNIRMLDIAKRIIDKYRGLCGDGRIFPVPHYNTCLAGIRTVAKRCGITKHITWHQSRHTAATTVFLSNGVPIETVSSMLGHKSIKTTQIYAKITKEKLNQDMENLAARLNQIEEFAGCTI; translated from the coding sequence ATGAAGAGTACATTTTCAGTTATCTACTACCTCAAACGTCAGGTAGTGAAAAAGGACGGGACAGTACCCGTCATGGGACGTATCACGGTGGACGGAAGCCAAACACAGTTCAGCTGCAAACTGACCGTCGATCCCAAGCTGTGGGACACCAAAGGAGGACGTGTCACGGGCAGAAGCACGGCTGCACTCGAAACGAACCGTATGCTCGACAAGATGCGCGTACGCATCAACAAGCACTATCAGGAAATCATGGAGCGTGACAACTTCGTCACTGCGGAAAAGGTGAAAAACGCCTTTCTCGGACTGGAACACCGCTACCACACGCTGTTGCAGGTGTTCCGGCAACACAACGAGGACTATGCCAAGCAGGTGGAGGCAGGCATGAAAGCCAAAGGCACGTTTAACAAGTACAAGATCGTTTACAAGCACCTGCAAGAGTTTCTCACCATCCGCTACCATGTGAAGGACATTGCCCTGAAAGAGCTTACACCCGCTTTCATTTCCGATTTTGAAATGTTCCTGCGCACGGACAAACACTGCTGCACCAATACCGTGTGGCTGTATGTCTGCCCGCTTCGGACGATGGTGTTCATCGCCATCAACAATGAGTGGCTCACGCGCGACCCGTTCCGTGAGTATGAAATCAAGAAGGAGGAAACGACCCGCAGCTTTCTGACGAAAGATGAAATCCGCCTGCTGATGGAAGGCAAGCTGAAGAATGCGAAGCAAGAACTGTATCGTGATTTATACCTATTCTGCGCCTTCACGGGCTTGTCGTTCGCCGATATGCGCAACCTGACGGAAGAGAATATCCGCACCTACTTTGATGAACACGAGTGGATAAACATCAACCGCCAGAAGACGGGTGTGGTGTCCAACATCCGTATGCTCGACATAGCGAAGCGCATCATCGACAAATACCGTGGGCTGTGCGGGGACGGCAGGATATTCCCCGTACCCCACTATAACACGTGCCTTGCCGGAATCCGGACCGTCGCCAAGCGTTGCGGTATCACCAAGCATATTACATGGCATCAAAGCCGCCATACGGCCGCCACGACGGTGTTCCTCTCCAACGGCGTACCTATCGAAACGGTCAGTTCCATGCTGGGACACAAGAGCATAAAGACAACGCAGATATACGCGAAAATAACCAAAGAGAAGCTCAATCAAGACATGGAGAACCTTGCCGCGAGATTGAACCAAATCGAGGAATTTGCAGGTTGTACCATCTAA
- a CDS encoding helix-turn-helix domain-containing protein, giving the protein MMNENNNVFTLEDEPLATVVQNMRKGSKWLSAFLENYRPPLDGERYLTDREVAELLRVSRRTLQEYRNNRVLPFILLGGKVLYPESGLRELLEANYRKPIE; this is encoded by the coding sequence ATGATGAACGAGAACAACAATGTTTTTACACTGGAGGACGAGCCGCTTGCCACCGTGGTGCAGAATATGCGCAAAGGCTCTAAATGGCTCTCCGCATTTTTGGAAAACTACCGTCCGCCGCTGGACGGGGAACGTTACCTGACGGACAGGGAGGTGGCGGAGTTGCTCCGTGTGAGCCGCCGTACCTTGCAGGAATACCGCAACAACAGGGTGTTGCCCTTCATCCTTTTAGGAGGAAAAGTGCTTTACCCCGAATCGGGATTGCGTGAACTGCTGGAGGCGAATTACCGCAAGCCAATAGAATAA
- a CDS encoding helix-turn-helix domain-containing protein: MEIVSIEKKTFEMMLASFNALSEKVAALKRKNDGGRLERWLTGEEVCGQLRISPRTLQTLRDKRLIGYSQINRRFYYKQEEVKRLIPLIGTLYPGGR, from the coding sequence ATGGAAATTGTATCTATCGAGAAAAAGACCTTCGAGATGATGTTGGCGTCCTTCAATGCCCTCTCGGAGAAGGTTGCCGCCCTGAAGCGCAAGAACGACGGAGGGCGGCTGGAAAGATGGCTCACGGGCGAGGAAGTCTGCGGGCAGTTGAGAATCAGCCCGCGCACGTTGCAGACGTTACGCGACAAACGGCTTATCGGCTACTCGCAGATAAACCGCAGGTTCTATTACAAGCAGGAAGAAGTCAAGAGGCTGATTCCGCTTATCGGTACGCTCTATCCCGGCGGCAGATAA
- a CDS encoding helix-turn-helix domain-containing protein: MKVITMESSVFTALTEQIAEIAAHVRAVSGERKEKSADRLLTTREAAHLLNVSTRTLQRMRSEHRIGYVVLRGKCRYRQSEIDRLLADCTVMEDAATPTEMKRNHTLRTGGGKPKGRRT, translated from the coding sequence ATGAAAGTAATAACGATGGAAAGTTCCGTCTTCACCGCATTGACGGAACAGATAGCCGAGATAGCGGCACACGTGCGTGCCGTTTCCGGCGAAAGAAAGGAAAAATCCGCAGACAGGTTGCTCACCACCCGTGAGGCGGCGCACCTGCTGAATGTGAGTACCCGCACCCTCCAGCGTATGCGCAGCGAGCATCGCATCGGCTATGTGGTGCTGCGCGGCAAGTGCCGCTACCGCCAGTCTGAAATCGACCGCCTGCTTGCGGACTGCACCGTCATGGAAGACGCGGCGACACCGACGGAAATGAAACGCAACCATACGCTGCGCACGGGAGGCGGCAAACCCAAAGGAAGGAGGACGTGA
- a CDS encoding helix-turn-helix domain-containing protein, whose product MELLTRNNFESWMQKLVERLDRQDELLLSLQPSGKTPNPMERIRMFDNQDLCMLLQISKRTLQRYRSIGALPYKTLGKKTYYSEEDVLTFLSGHVKDFKKEDIAFYKARIHNFFQK is encoded by the coding sequence ATGGAACTGCTTACCCGAAACAATTTCGAGAGCTGGATGCAGAAACTGGTTGAACGGCTCGACCGTCAGGACGAACTGCTGCTCTCCTTGCAACCGTCCGGCAAAACCCCAAACCCGATGGAACGTATCAGGATGTTCGACAACCAAGACCTCTGTATGCTGCTCCAGATCAGCAAGCGCACCCTACAACGCTACCGCAGCATCGGCGCGTTGCCGTATAAGACGCTCGGCAAAAAGACCTATTACAGCGAGGAGGACGTGCTGACGTTCCTTTCCGGACACGTAAAGGACTTCAAAAAAGAAGATATAGCCTTCTACAAGGCTCGTATCCATAATTTCTTTCAAAAATAA
- a CDS encoding DUF3945 domain-containing protein gives MAKKKSEKDVLIVRDEKTGEISVVAGLDADGSPKRTPAKAENAQSFLQFDRHGDVLDNFFKNFFRQCKEPSRFGFYRVAADQADKLMEVMKDLLKDPEANKELLAPHKVDTSGYEKQVKEEQTAEKTEQTEQKQEEQPKEKQEQEEMEKKQEQNQESPQQQAQGRRGYQPIDESKINWQELEEKWGVKRDDLEKSGDLQKMLNYGKSDLVKVSPKFGGEAFELDARLSFKKDGEGNVSLVPHFIRKEQKLDEYKEHKFSDEDRKNLRETGNLGRVVDIVDKETGEIIPSFISIDRKTNEITDIPANKVRIPERIGKTEITKQEQDMLRAGLPVRDKLIERNDGRKFVTTLQVNVEQRGVEFVPGTGRSPRTAQTQEAKNNLTQGQAQGMENSAAPQKEQRRNTWTNADGSIRPISKWSGMNFTDQQKADYAAGKAIKLENVTDKQGFHATMYIKFNPEKGRPYRYDTNPDNAQKVAPSNESRTQVAVNSEGKTNEATKNLKEPLQKGQTAPKDDKQQQQQEKPQKKNNKGMKM, from the coding sequence ATGGCAAAGAAAAAAAGTGAAAAGGACGTGCTGATAGTCCGTGACGAGAAGACGGGCGAAATCAGCGTGGTAGCCGGGCTGGATGCCGACGGTTCCCCCAAGCGTACCCCCGCGAAAGCGGAGAACGCGCAGAGTTTCCTGCAATTCGACCGCCACGGCGATGTGCTGGACAACTTCTTCAAAAACTTCTTCCGGCAGTGCAAGGAACCCAGCCGCTTCGGTTTCTACCGTGTCGCGGCAGACCAAGCCGACAAACTGATGGAGGTGATGAAAGACCTGCTGAAAGACCCCGAAGCCAACAAGGAACTGCTTGCGCCCCACAAGGTGGACACTTCCGGCTACGAAAAGCAGGTGAAGGAAGAACAGACCGCCGAAAAGACGGAGCAGACGGAACAAAAGCAGGAAGAGCAGCCCAAAGAAAAACAAGAACAGGAAGAAATGGAAAAGAAGCAGGAACAGAATCAGGAAAGCCCGCAACAACAGGCACAGGGCAGACGGGGCTACCAGCCCATCGACGAGAGCAAAATCAACTGGCAGGAGTTGGAAGAGAAATGGGGCGTGAAACGTGACGACCTTGAAAAGTCCGGTGACCTTCAGAAGATGCTCAACTACGGCAAATCCGACTTGGTAAAGGTGTCGCCCAAGTTTGGCGGCGAGGCTTTTGAACTGGACGCCCGCCTTTCCTTTAAGAAAGACGGTGAAGGCAATGTCAGCCTCGTGCCGCACTTCATCCGCAAGGAGCAGAAACTCGACGAGTACAAGGAACACAAGTTTTCGGACGAAGACCGTAAGAACCTGCGCGAAACGGGCAATCTCGGCAGGGTCGTGGACATCGTGGACAAGGAAACGGGTGAAATCATCCCCTCGTTCATCAGCATAGACCGCAAGACAAATGAAATCACGGACATACCAGCAAACAAAGTGCGCATACCGGAGCGCATCGGAAAGACGGAAATCACCAAACAGGAACAGGATATGCTGCGTGCCGGGCTGCCCGTGCGCGACAAACTTATTGAGCGCAACGACGGCAGGAAATTCGTCACCACTCTTCAAGTGAATGTAGAGCAGCGAGGCGTGGAGTTCGTACCGGGAACCGGCAGGTCGCCGCGTACTGCCCAGACGCAGGAAGCCAAGAACAATCTCACACAAGGACAGGCTCAGGGCATGGAAAATTCCGCAGCCCCACAGAAAGAGCAACGCCGCAACACGTGGACGAACGCCGACGGCAGCATCCGCCCCATCAGCAAATGGAGCGGCATGAACTTCACCGACCAGCAGAAAGCCGATTATGCAGCGGGTAAGGCGATAAAGCTGGAGAACGTGACAGACAAACAGGGTTTCCATGCCACGATGTATATCAAGTTCAACCCGGAGAAGGGTCGTCCTTATCGCTACGACACCAATCCTGACAACGCACAGAAGGTAGCCCCCTCCAACGAAAGCCGCACACAGGTGGCGGTGAACAGCGAGGGCAAGACCAACGAGGCGACCAAGAACCTGAAAGAGCCGTTGCAGAAGGGACAGACCGCTCCGAAGGACGACAAACAGCAACAGCAGCAGGAGAAACCACAGAAGAAAAACAACAAGGGCATGAAGATGTAA
- a CDS encoding type IA DNA topoisomerase, producing MKTIIAEKPSVAREIARIVGATKREEGYFEGGGYAVTWAFGHLVQLAMPDGYGIRGFVRGNLPVIPGTFTLIPRQEKTEKGYKSDSGVVSQIKIIARLFKESEQIIVATDAGREGELIFRYLYHYIGCTTPFVRLWISSLTDKAIREGLRNLEAGDKYDNLYLAAKARSESDWLVGINGTQALSIAAGHGTYSVGRVQTPTLAMVCARYWENRRFTVEPFWQLHIAADGGNGDTVKFSSSEKWKEKEPATELYNKVKEAGTATVTKAERKEKIEDTPLLYDLTTLQKEANAKHGFTAEQTLEIAQKLYEKKLITYPRTGSRYIPEDVFVEIPKLLAFIGNLPEWKDKVNPKAVPTRRSVDGGKVTDHHALLVTGEKPLFLSKEDNTVYQMIAGRMIEAFSEKCVKDTATVTAECAGAEFVVKGSVIRQVGWRAVYGEEEKEETIIPGWQEDDRLALKAASITEGKTKPKPLHTEASLLSAMETAGKEIEDDALRQALKDCGIGTPATRAAIIETLFKRGYMERCKKSLVPTEKGLALYSVVKTMLIADVAMTGEWEKELARIERGELLADTFRKEIEAYTKEITSELLSCDKLFARRDSGCKCPKCGTGSMQFYGKVVRCDNAECGLPVFRLKANRTLTDDEIKDLLTDGHTKLLKGFKSKQGKSFDAVVAFDGDYNTTFVFPERKSKATSARRRK from the coding sequence ATGAAGACAATCATTGCAGAAAAGCCATCCGTGGCACGTGAAATCGCCCGCATCGTGGGCGCGACAAAAAGAGAGGAAGGATATTTCGAGGGAGGCGGCTATGCCGTGACATGGGCATTCGGACACCTCGTCCAGCTTGCCATGCCCGACGGCTACGGCATACGTGGTTTCGTCCGTGGTAACCTGCCCGTCATCCCCGGAACCTTCACGCTCATTCCCCGTCAGGAAAAGACAGAGAAAGGCTACAAGTCCGACAGCGGCGTGGTGTCGCAGATAAAAATCATCGCCCGTCTTTTCAAGGAAAGCGAGCAGATCATCGTGGCGACCGATGCCGGACGCGAAGGTGAGCTTATCTTCCGCTACCTCTACCACTATATCGGATGTACCACTCCTTTCGTGCGCCTTTGGATAAGCTCGCTTACCGACAAGGCTATCCGTGAGGGACTGCGCAACCTCGAAGCGGGCGACAAATACGACAACCTCTACCTTGCCGCCAAAGCACGGAGCGAATCCGACTGGCTTGTGGGCATCAACGGCACGCAGGCACTCTCCATCGCCGCTGGACACGGCACATATTCCGTCGGACGGGTACAGACACCTACGCTGGCGATGGTATGCGCACGTTACTGGGAGAACCGCCGTTTCACGGTAGAACCGTTCTGGCAGCTCCATATCGCCGCAGACGGAGGCAACGGTGATACCGTGAAATTCTCGTCCTCCGAGAAATGGAAAGAGAAAGAGCCTGCGACGGAATTATATAATAAAGTAAAGGAAGCAGGCACAGCCACCGTCACGAAAGCGGAGCGCAAGGAGAAGATAGAGGACACTCCGCTCCTGTACGACCTGACCACGCTCCAGAAGGAGGCCAACGCCAAACACGGCTTCACAGCGGAGCAGACACTCGAAATCGCGCAGAAGCTCTACGAGAAGAAACTTATCACCTATCCGAGAACCGGAAGCCGCTACATCCCCGAAGACGTGTTCGTGGAAATTCCCAAGTTGCTCGCCTTCATCGGCAACCTGCCCGAATGGAAAGACAAAGTCAATCCGAAGGCAGTGCCGACACGCCGCAGCGTGGACGGCGGCAAGGTAACAGACCACCATGCCCTACTCGTCACGGGCGAGAAACCGCTGTTCCTCTCCAAAGAAGATAATACCGTCTATCAGATGATTGCCGGACGCATGATTGAGGCTTTCTCTGAAAAATGCGTCAAAGACACCGCTACTGTTACGGCGGAGTGTGCCGGAGCGGAGTTCGTGGTGAAAGGCAGTGTTATCAGGCAAGTCGGGTGGCGTGCAGTCTATGGCGAGGAAGAGAAAGAGGAGACCATCATACCCGGCTGGCAGGAAGACGATAGGCTGGCACTGAAAGCCGCCTCCATCACGGAAGGTAAGACCAAGCCTAAGCCGCTGCATACCGAAGCCTCCCTGCTGTCCGCAATGGAAACGGCTGGCAAGGAGATAGAGGACGACGCGCTGCGTCAGGCATTGAAGGATTGCGGCATCGGCACGCCTGCCACCCGTGCAGCCATCATCGAAACGCTTTTCAAACGCGGTTACATGGAACGTTGCAAGAAGTCGCTTGTACCCACCGAAAAAGGGCTTGCCCTCTACTCGGTCGTGAAGACGATGCTCATCGCCGACGTCGCCATGACGGGTGAATGGGAGAAGGAACTGGCACGCATCGAGCGCGGGGAACTGCTCGCCGATACCTTCCGCAAGGAGATAGAGGCGTACACAAAGGAGATTACCTCCGAACTGCTCTCGTGCGACAAACTGTTCGCCCGCAGGGATTCCGGCTGCAAGTGTCCCAAGTGCGGGACGGGCAGTATGCAGTTCTACGGCAAGGTCGTCCGCTGCGACAACGCGGAGTGCGGGCTGCCCGTGTTCCGCCTGAAGGCAAACCGTACCCTCACCGATGACGAAATCAAAGACCTGCTCACCGACGGACACACGAAACTGCTCAAAGGTTTCAAGAGCAAGCAGGGCAAGAGTTTCGATGCCGTGGTTGCCTTTGACGGGGACTACAACACGACTTTCGTGTTCCCCGAAAGGAAAAGTAAGGCAACCTCTGCGAGAAGAAGAAAATAA
- a CDS encoding DUF1896 domain-containing protein, which yields MNNKKKNEGQTDFSYYGLYLLDYLRTNRFEQATDEAFIRERADRAAGTYERAMLEGYPAAGAQELAMRTLTEGLRYSKYAILREVVENEFADDVPEAERESFTRKLLPLVGNVFSIYDLSDDNFALSPDYDLLYTELTGAVVLYIEEYGV from the coding sequence ATGAACAACAAGAAGAAAAACGAGGGGCAGACCGACTTTTCCTACTACGGTCTGTACCTGCTAGACTATCTCCGAACAAACAGATTTGAACAGGCGACCGACGAAGCCTTCATCCGTGAACGCGCCGACCGTGCCGCCGGAACGTATGAACGGGCAATGCTCGAAGGCTATCCCGCCGCAGGTGCGCAGGAATTGGCTATGCGCACGCTGACGGAGGGGCTTCGCTACTCCAAGTACGCCATCCTGCGCGAAGTCGTAGAGAACGAGTTTGCCGACGACGTGCCGGAAGCGGAGCGTGAATCCTTTACCCGAAAACTGCTGCCGCTTGTCGGAAACGTATTCTCCATTTATGACCTTTCGGATGACAATTTCGCCCTGTCGCCCGATTATGACCTGCTCTACACGGAGCTGACGGGGGCTGTCGTCCTTTATATAGAGGAATATGGCGTTTAA